A genomic region of Ensifer adhaerens contains the following coding sequences:
- the ugpE gene encoding sn-glycerol-3-phosphate ABC transporter permease UgpE, protein MYRTKIFDHVILMFGVFIMVAPVVVAFMTSTHEAADIHRNGLSLTWGGHFVETYQTVLTREGGFTGKITGFNMMLNSMILGLGFAVGKIVLSMLAAYALVYFRFPLATFFFWVIFTTLLLPLEVRILPSYEVMNTLKLTNTYTGLIVPLLASATGTFYFRQFFKSVPDELLEAARIDGAGPFKFFIDVLVPLSRTMMAAIFIIMFVYGWNQYLWPTLMTTDEGFFTLVRGIKQILLVWVGSNIPDYNEAFALAILAMLPPVMIVVIFQRWFIKGLTESDK, encoded by the coding sequence ATGTATCGCACCAAGATTTTCGACCACGTCATCCTCATGTTCGGCGTCTTCATCATGGTGGCGCCGGTTGTCGTCGCCTTCATGACCTCGACGCACGAGGCAGCCGATATCCACCGCAATGGCCTCAGCCTCACCTGGGGTGGCCATTTCGTCGAAACCTATCAGACCGTGCTGACGCGGGAGGGCGGCTTCACCGGCAAGATCACCGGCTTCAACATGATGCTGAACTCGATGATCCTCGGCCTGGGCTTCGCCGTCGGCAAGATTGTGCTGTCGATGCTGGCCGCCTATGCGCTGGTCTACTTCCGCTTTCCGCTGGCGACGTTCTTCTTCTGGGTGATCTTCACGACGCTGCTCCTGCCGCTCGAAGTGCGCATCCTTCCCTCCTACGAAGTGATGAACACGCTGAAGCTGACGAACACCTATACCGGCCTGATCGTGCCGCTGCTGGCGTCTGCGACCGGCACCTTCTATTTCCGGCAGTTCTTCAAGTCGGTGCCGGACGAGCTGCTTGAGGCGGCGCGCATCGATGGCGCCGGACCCTTCAAGTTCTTCATCGATGTGCTGGTGCCGCTCTCGCGCACCATGATGGCAGCGATCTTCATCATCATGTTCGTCTATGGCTGGAACCAGTATCTCTGGCCGACGCTGATGACCACGGACGAAGGCTTCTTCACGCTGGTGCGTGGCATCAAGCAGATCCTGCTCGTCTGGGTCGGCTCGAACATTCCTGATTACAACGAGGCCTTTGCACTGGCGATCCTCGCCATGCTGCCGCCTGTGATGATCGTGGTGATCTTCCAGCGCTGGTTCATCAAGGGCCTGACGGAAAGCGACAAGTAA
- a CDS encoding YraN family protein → MTTDAGDRRKLKALRRGYLAEYRAALCLLLKGYRIVAMRHRTKLGEIDIIARRGDLIACVEVKARRSAEEGVFAVTATAQKRIRAASDLWLAKQPDFNRLSVRYDIVTVTPWGWPRHLPDAF, encoded by the coding sequence ATGACGACTGATGCGGGCGATCGGCGGAAGCTGAAGGCGCTCAGGCGGGGATACCTCGCCGAGTATCGCGCGGCGCTCTGCCTGTTGTTGAAGGGCTACCGTATCGTCGCCATGCGCCACCGCACCAAGCTCGGCGAGATCGACATCATCGCTCGGCGCGGCGATCTCATCGCCTGCGTCGAGGTGAAGGCCCGCCGCTCGGCTGAAGAAGGCGTCTTCGCGGTGACGGCCACCGCGCAAAAGCGCATACGTGCCGCGAGCGATCTCTGGCTGGCCAAACAACCGGATTTCAACAGACTTTCAGTACGTTACGATATCGTCACGGTGACGCCGTGGGGTTGGCCGCGGCATCTGCCGGATGCCTTCTGA
- a CDS encoding undecaprenyl-diphosphate phosphatase, whose protein sequence is MADQSIISALVLGLIEGLTEFIPVSSTAHVLLAGHFLGFKSPGNTFAVLIQLGAILAILLVYFQKLLSIALALPTSIKARRFVLSVLIAFLPAAVIGAIAHDFIKTVLFETPVLICIVLIVGGFILYAIDHLPLKPRYKDVMDYPPSLALKIGLFQCLAMIPGTSRSGATIAGALLMGTDKRSAAEFSFFLAMPTMLGAFTLDLYKNRDALSFDDFTLIAVGFIAAFVAGVFVVRSLLDFVSRRGFTPFAIWRIIVGTAGLIGLWLLG, encoded by the coding sequence ATGGCGGATCAATCGATCATCAGCGCGCTCGTCCTCGGGCTCATCGAGGGCTTGACGGAGTTTATCCCTGTCTCGTCGACGGCGCATGTCCTCCTCGCCGGCCACTTCCTCGGTTTCAAGTCGCCTGGCAACACCTTCGCCGTCCTCATCCAGCTCGGCGCCATTCTGGCGATCCTGCTCGTCTATTTCCAGAAGCTTCTGTCGATTGCGCTGGCGCTGCCGACGAGCATCAAGGCGCGTCGCTTCGTCCTGTCCGTGCTGATCGCCTTTTTGCCGGCAGCCGTCATCGGTGCGATCGCCCATGATTTCATCAAGACGGTGCTGTTCGAAACGCCTGTGCTGATCTGCATCGTGCTGATCGTCGGCGGCTTCATCCTTTATGCGATCGACCATCTGCCGCTGAAGCCGCGCTACAAGGACGTGATGGACTATCCGCCGTCGCTGGCGCTGAAGATCGGCCTGTTCCAGTGCCTGGCGATGATCCCCGGCACCTCGCGTTCCGGCGCCACGATCGCCGGTGCCTTGCTGATGGGAACCGACAAGCGCTCGGCTGCGGAGTTCTCGTTCTTCCTGGCGATGCCGACCATGCTCGGCGCCTTCACGCTGGATCTTTACAAGAACCGCGACGCGCTCTCCTTCGACGATTTCACTCTGATCGCCGTCGGCTTCATTGCGGCCTTCGTCGCCGGCGTCTTCGTCGTACGTTCGCTGCTCGACTTCGTCTCGCGGCGTGGGTTCACGCCCTTCGCCATCTGGCGCATTATCGTCGGTACCGCCGGCCTGATCGGCCTCTGGCTGCTCGGCTGA
- the dnaN gene encoding DNA polymerase III subunit beta: MRITLERSNLLKSLNHVHRVVERRNTIPILSNVLLRSDGASLEMKATDLDLEITEATPAQVEQAGATTVPAHLLYDIVRKLPDGSEVLLATNAEGTAMTVASGRSKFSLQCLPQSDFPDLTAGSFSHSFRLKATDLKMLIDRTQFAISTEETRYYLNGIFVHTVESKGELKLRAVATDGHRLARADVEAPSGSEGMPGIIIPRKTVSELQKLLDNPDLVVTVEVSDAKIRLTIGSIVMTSKLIDGTFPDYQRVIPANNDKELRVDCQSFAQAVDRVSTISSERGRAVKLALNEGQMTLTVNNPDSGSATEELPVGYDHDPLEIGFNAKYLLDITSQLTGTDAIFMLADPGSPTLVRDLAAEDALYVLMPMRV, from the coding sequence ATGCGCATTACTCTCGAGCGGTCCAACCTCCTGAAATCGCTGAACCACGTGCACCGCGTGGTGGAGCGGCGAAACACGATCCCGATCCTCTCGAACGTGCTTCTGCGTTCCGACGGCGCCAGCCTCGAAATGAAGGCGACCGACCTCGACCTCGAGATTACCGAGGCGACGCCGGCGCAGGTGGAACAGGCAGGCGCGACCACCGTGCCGGCGCACCTGCTCTACGACATTGTTCGCAAGCTGCCCGACGGTTCGGAAGTGCTGCTCGCCACAAATGCCGAGGGCACGGCGATGACCGTCGCCTCGGGCCGATCCAAGTTCTCGCTGCAGTGCCTGCCGCAATCCGACTTCCCGGATCTGACCGCCGGCAGCTTCTCGCACTCGTTCCGCCTCAAGGCGACCGACCTCAAGATGTTGATCGATCGCACCCAGTTCGCGATCTCGACCGAGGAAACCCGCTACTATCTCAACGGCATCTTCGTGCACACCGTCGAGAGCAAGGGCGAGCTGAAGCTGCGCGCCGTTGCCACCGACGGCCACCGTCTGGCGCGCGCCGACGTGGAAGCGCCATCCGGTTCCGAGGGCATGCCGGGCATCATCATCCCGCGCAAGACCGTCAGCGAACTGCAGAAGCTGCTCGACAATCCGGATCTCGTCGTCACGGTCGAAGTGTCCGATGCCAAGATCCGCCTCACCATCGGCTCGATCGTCATGACCTCGAAGCTGATCGACGGCACGTTCCCGGATTACCAGCGCGTGATCCCAGCCAACAACGACAAGGAACTGCGCGTCGATTGCCAGTCCTTCGCCCAGGCCGTCGATCGCGTATCGACGATCTCGTCGGAGCGCGGCCGCGCCGTCAAGCTGGCGCTGAACGAAGGCCAGATGACGCTGACGGTCAACAATCCGGATTCCGGCAGTGCTACCGAAGAACTGCCCGTCGGCTACGATCACGATCCGCTCGAGATCGGCTTCAACGCCAAGTATCTGCTCGACATCACCTCGCAGCTGACCGGCACCGATGCGATCTTCATGCTGGCCGATCCAGGTTCGCCGACGCTCGTTCGCGATCTTGCCGCTGAAGATGCGCTCTACGTGCTCATGCCGATGCGCGTGTAA
- the rsmI gene encoding 16S rRNA (cytidine(1402)-2'-O)-methyltransferase — protein MRRVAPCLALALPWWLTHKDRIDTSASTIRTLQVEKQKTAEPAGGQRERSYRLHNVSVPARPLDGALYLVATPIGNLGDITLRALETLAGADVLACEDTRVTRVLLDRYGIVNRPYAYHEHNADEAGPRLLAALAEGRSVALVSDAGTPLVSDPGYRLGQLAIEAGHRVVPIPGASAPLAALVGSGLPNDAFLFAGFLPTKDKAKRDRLRELATVPATIMFFESPHRIAATVAAASEVLGEGRRAAVCRELTKTFEEFRRGTLGELAAHYEEAGAVKGEIVLVIGPPDAAPEPEAADVDALLTRLVADMPAGKAATEAARQTGLPRKELYDRLLQLKERHDD, from the coding sequence ATGCGGCGCGTAGCCCCCTGCCTTGCCCTTGCTCTGCCATGGTGGCTCACTCATAAAGACCGGATAGACACATCGGCGAGCACGATCAGGACGTTACAGGTGGAAAAACAGAAGACAGCGGAACCGGCCGGCGGACAGAGGGAGCGCAGCTATCGCCTGCACAATGTCAGCGTTCCGGCCCGCCCCCTCGATGGCGCGCTCTATCTGGTGGCGACCCCGATCGGCAATCTTGGCGATATCACTCTGCGTGCGCTGGAGACGTTGGCCGGCGCCGATGTGCTTGCCTGCGAAGACACACGGGTCACCCGCGTGCTGCTCGACCGCTACGGCATCGTGAACCGGCCCTATGCCTACCACGAGCACAATGCGGACGAGGCCGGCCCCCGGCTGCTTGCAGCACTCGCCGAAGGGCGATCGGTAGCGCTGGTTTCCGATGCCGGCACACCGCTCGTCTCCGACCCCGGCTACCGGCTGGGCCAGCTTGCGATCGAAGCCGGGCACCGCGTCGTGCCAATCCCCGGCGCCTCGGCGCCGCTCGCAGCGCTCGTCGGTTCCGGCCTGCCGAACGACGCTTTCCTCTTTGCCGGTTTCCTGCCGACCAAGGACAAGGCGAAACGCGATCGTCTCAGGGAATTGGCAACTGTGCCGGCGACAATCATGTTCTTTGAATCGCCGCACCGGATCGCCGCAACGGTAGCGGCCGCCTCAGAGGTGCTGGGCGAGGGCAGAAGGGCCGCCGTCTGCCGCGAGCTCACCAAGACCTTCGAGGAGTTCCGCCGCGGCACGCTCGGCGAGCTTGCCGCCCATTATGAAGAGGCAGGGGCGGTGAAGGGCGAGATCGTGCTCGTCATCGGCCCGCCGGATGCCGCACCAGAGCCGGAAGCGGCCGATGTCGACGCGTTGCTTACGCGTCTCGTCGCCGACATGCCGGCCGGCAAGGCGGCGACCGAGGCCGCCCGCCAGACGGGCTTGCCGCGCAAGGAACTTTATGACCGGCTGCTGCAACTGAAGGAGCGCCATGACGACTGA
- the pmtA gene encoding phospholipid N-methyltransferase PmtA, whose protein sequence is MNLRVKVKERLGRKFDEEIRFFKGWMSNAKAVGAILPTSSVTARRMASVINPASGLPVLELGPGTGVITKAILERGLPAESLVSVEYSTDFYNQLRANFAGVNFVNGDAFDLEHTLGELKGQTFDSVVSAVPLLNFPMHRRVELIDDLLSRIPVGRPVVQISYGPLSPVVAMPDRYSIQHLDFVVRNIPPAQLWVYRRAH, encoded by the coding sequence ATGAATTTGCGCGTGAAGGTGAAGGAACGGCTCGGACGGAAGTTCGATGAGGAAATTCGCTTTTTCAAGGGATGGATGAGCAATGCCAAGGCTGTCGGCGCAATTCTGCCGACCTCTTCCGTCACCGCGCGCCGAATGGCGAGTGTAATCAATCCAGCTTCGGGCCTGCCGGTGCTTGAGCTCGGCCCCGGCACGGGCGTCATTACCAAGGCGATTCTGGAACGCGGCCTGCCCGCAGAGAGCCTTGTCTCGGTCGAATACTCCACCGACTTCTATAACCAGCTCAGGGCCAACTTCGCCGGCGTGAACTTCGTCAATGGCGACGCCTTCGATCTGGAACACACTCTTGGCGAACTGAAGGGCCAGACCTTCGACAGCGTCGTCTCTGCGGTTCCGCTCCTGAACTTCCCCATGCATCGGCGCGTCGAACTGATCGATGACCTGCTGTCGCGCATCCCGGTCGGTCGGCCGGTGGTGCAGATTTCCTACGGGCCGCTTTCGCCCGTCGTCGCCATGCCGGATCGTTACAGCATCCAGCATCTCGACTTCGTCGTGCGCAACATCCCGCCGGCACAGCTCTGGGTCTATCGCCGGGCGCACTGA
- a CDS encoding complex I NDUFA9 subunit family protein, with product MTLSNLPPLVTIFGGSGFVGRHVVRALAKRGYRIRVAVRRPDLAGHLQPLGNVGQISFVQANLRYRKSVDRAVEGSDHVINCVGVLFESGRNTFDAVQDFGARAVAEAARSVGATLTHISAIGADASSPSNYARSKGRAEAAILETKPDAIILRPSIVFGPEDGFFNKFADMARFSPVLPLIGGGHTKFQPVYVTDVAEAVARAVDGKIAKGKIYELGGPDVLSFRDCLEIMLNTIDRKRPLVSLPFGVASFIGSIASMVPFVTPPLTADQVVLLKSDNVVSAKAVSEGRTLSGIGIDPTMLEPILPTYLVRYRPQGQYTRSGRAA from the coding sequence ATGACCTTGTCCAACCTTCCGCCGCTGGTGACGATTTTCGGCGGATCCGGGTTCGTCGGCCGTCATGTCGTGCGCGCGCTCGCCAAGCGCGGCTACCGCATTCGCGTCGCCGTTCGCCGGCCTGACCTTGCCGGTCACCTGCAACCACTCGGCAATGTCGGCCAGATCTCCTTCGTGCAGGCGAACCTGCGCTACCGCAAGTCGGTGGACCGCGCCGTCGAAGGCTCCGACCACGTCATCAACTGCGTCGGCGTGCTCTTTGAAAGCGGCCGCAACACCTTCGACGCCGTCCAGGATTTCGGCGCACGTGCCGTTGCGGAAGCAGCGCGTAGCGTCGGCGCAACGCTGACACACATCTCGGCAATCGGCGCGGACGCTTCCTCGCCGTCGAACTACGCCCGCAGCAAGGGTCGCGCCGAGGCGGCAATCCTTGAAACGAAGCCCGACGCGATCATCCTGCGCCCCTCGATCGTCTTCGGTCCCGAGGACGGGTTCTTCAACAAGTTCGCCGACATGGCGCGCTTCTCGCCGGTCCTGCCGCTGATCGGCGGCGGCCACACCAAGTTCCAGCCCGTCTACGTGACCGATGTCGCCGAGGCGGTGGCGCGCGCTGTCGACGGCAAGATTGCCAAGGGCAAGATTTACGAACTCGGCGGCCCCGATGTCCTGAGCTTCCGCGATTGTCTCGAGATCATGCTCAACACGATCGACCGCAAGCGTCCGCTCGTCTCGCTTCCCTTCGGCGTCGCGTCCTTCATCGGCAGCATCGCCTCGATGGTGCCCTTCGTCACGCCGCCGCTCACGGCCGACCAAGTGGTGTTGCTGAAATCCGACAATGTCGTCTCGGCAAAGGCGGTTTCGGAAGGACGCACGCTCTCCGGCATCGGCATCGATCCGACGATGCTGGAGCCGATCCTGCCGACCTATCTGGTGCGCTATCGCCCGCAGGGCCAGTATACCCGCAGCGGCCGCGCCGCCTGA
- the pyrF gene encoding orotidine-5'-phosphate decarboxylase encodes MTETARDRLIVGLDLPTITDAEKIVSTLGNDVSFYKIGYQLVFAGGLEFARDLAKSGKKVFLDMKLLDIDNTVAKGVENIVKMGMSMLTLHAYPKAMKAAVEAAKGSDLCLLGVTVLTSMDEQDVIDAGYEYDPHTLVLRRAEQARAAGMGGIVCSAEESAAVRKIIGPNMALVTPGIRPAGADKGDQKRVMTPAEALKAGSSHLVVARPIVAVAEPLAAARAILAEMDGALAR; translated from the coding sequence ATGACCGAAACCGCGCGCGACAGACTGATCGTAGGCCTCGACCTTCCGACGATCACCGATGCCGAGAAGATCGTCTCGACGCTCGGAAACGACGTCTCCTTCTACAAGATCGGCTATCAGCTAGTCTTTGCCGGCGGGCTCGAGTTCGCGCGCGACCTTGCCAAGAGCGGGAAAAAGGTCTTCCTCGACATGAAGCTGCTCGACATCGACAACACGGTTGCCAAGGGCGTCGAGAACATCGTGAAGATGGGCATGTCGATGCTGACCCTGCACGCCTATCCGAAGGCCATGAAGGCGGCCGTCGAGGCTGCGAAAGGCTCCGATCTCTGCCTGCTCGGCGTCACGGTGCTGACCTCCATGGACGAGCAGGACGTGATCGACGCCGGCTACGAATACGATCCGCACACGTTGGTGCTGCGCCGGGCCGAACAGGCACGCGCGGCCGGCATGGGGGGCATCGTCTGTTCGGCAGAAGAATCGGCTGCGGTTCGCAAGATCATCGGCCCGAACATGGCGCTGGTGACGCCGGGCATCCGCCCTGCCGGCGCCGACAAGGGCGACCAGAAGCGGGTGATGACGCCGGCCGAAGCCCTGAAGGCCGGATCCAGTCATCTCGTCGTCGCGCGCCCAATCGTCGCAGTCGCCGAGCCGCTCGCCGCCGCGCGCGCAATCCTCGCGGAAATGGACGGCGCACTCGCGCGCTGA
- a CDS encoding histidine phosphatase family protein has translation MLGVYVTHPQVQIDPDVPVPKWGLSAVGRERAALTASLPWVRSLGRIVSSDETKAVETAQLLADAAGTTVEIHHDMGENDRSATGFLPPPEFEKAADWFFANPTESFKGWERAIDAQTRIADAILRVLDVHDPKIPIAFVGHGGVGTLLKCRLLGAPISRAADQKGGGGGNVFAFRLADRAVACDWTPMEHWQGM, from the coding sequence ATGCTCGGCGTCTACGTCACCCATCCGCAGGTCCAGATCGATCCGGACGTGCCCGTCCCCAAATGGGGGCTTTCGGCTGTTGGCCGCGAGCGCGCGGCCCTCACCGCATCATTGCCGTGGGTGCGTTCGCTCGGGAGGATCGTCTCGAGCGACGAAACCAAGGCGGTCGAGACGGCACAACTGCTGGCCGATGCGGCCGGCACCACCGTCGAGATCCATCACGACATGGGCGAGAACGATCGCTCCGCCACGGGCTTCCTGCCGCCGCCGGAATTCGAGAAGGCGGCCGACTGGTTCTTCGCCAATCCGACCGAGAGCTTCAAGGGCTGGGAGCGCGCGATCGACGCCCAGACCCGCATCGCGGACGCGATCCTTCGCGTCCTCGACGTCCACGATCCGAAGATCCCGATCGCCTTCGTCGGCCATGGCGGCGTCGGCACCCTCCTGAAATGCCGGCTGCTCGGCGCGCCGATCTCGCGTGCCGCCGACCAGAAGGGTGGTGGCGGCGGCAACGTCTTCGCTTTCCGCCTTGCGGATCGAGCCGTCGCGTGCGACTGGACCCCGATGGAACACTGGCAGGGGATGTAG
- a CDS encoding extracellular solute-binding protein — MFKKFSLAALTIAFSATSSFAATNITWWHGMAGRNGEVINEVSKKFNEAQSACALTPVSKGTYEEALASGIAAFRSGEQPNILQVFDAGAATIINAKGAVIPAEDLIIKAGHNFDRNAFIDGVRYFYADSEGKFVGMPFNSSAPIMYINDEALKKAGVEAPKTWEEFEAAAPKLKEAGYIPLVQSQLTWQFTENFFSRNNIQFATNNNGYDAVVDTQLKVTDPNLIMMFDKLKAWKDEGYFAFYGAGWNDNQKVFEEGKAAFWIGSSGSFGGLQKTAQMPFSATFLPYWGSIKGAGTNSFIGGAALFAMSGKSDEENKCVADFFQFLTSPEIQYFYHKATGYVAITKAAYELAQKDGYYKEKPVAEVGIKQLMLPAGDWSKGYRLGFYPQIREIMEREYGRIFSGETTVKDAFDTIEKEGNELLARFAKTAG; from the coding sequence ATGTTCAAGAAGTTTTCGCTCGCAGCCCTTACAATTGCTTTTTCCGCAACGTCGTCGTTTGCCGCAACCAACATCACCTGGTGGCACGGCATGGCCGGCCGCAACGGCGAAGTCATCAATGAAGTTTCCAAGAAGTTCAACGAAGCCCAGAGCGCCTGCGCGCTGACCCCGGTTTCGAAGGGCACCTACGAGGAAGCGCTCGCGTCCGGTATCGCCGCATTCCGCTCGGGCGAGCAGCCGAACATCCTGCAGGTCTTCGACGCTGGCGCCGCCACGATCATCAATGCCAAGGGCGCAGTCATCCCGGCCGAAGACCTGATCATCAAGGCCGGCCACAACTTCGACCGCAATGCCTTCATCGACGGCGTGCGCTACTTCTACGCCGACAGCGAAGGCAAGTTCGTCGGCATGCCGTTCAACTCCTCGGCGCCGATCATGTACATCAACGACGAAGCCCTGAAAAAGGCCGGCGTCGAAGCGCCGAAGACCTGGGAAGAGTTCGAAGCCGCGGCGCCCAAGCTGAAGGAAGCCGGCTACATCCCGCTCGTCCAGTCGCAGCTGACCTGGCAGTTCACGGAGAACTTCTTCTCCCGCAACAACATCCAGTTCGCCACCAACAACAACGGCTATGACGCCGTCGTCGACACGCAGCTGAAGGTCACCGACCCGAACCTCATCATGATGTTCGACAAGCTCAAGGCTTGGAAGGACGAAGGCTATTTCGCCTTCTACGGTGCCGGCTGGAACGACAACCAGAAGGTCTTCGAAGAAGGCAAGGCCGCGTTCTGGATCGGCTCGTCGGGCTCCTTCGGTGGCCTGCAGAAGACGGCGCAGATGCCGTTCTCCGCGACCTTCCTGCCCTACTGGGGTTCCATCAAGGGCGCCGGCACCAACTCCTTCATCGGTGGTGCTGCTCTCTTTGCCATGTCCGGCAAGTCGGATGAAGAAAACAAGTGCGTTGCCGACTTCTTCCAGTTCCTGACCTCGCCTGAGATCCAGTATTTCTACCACAAGGCCACCGGCTATGTGGCCATCACCAAGGCAGCCTACGAGCTTGCCCAGAAGGACGGCTACTACAAGGAAAAGCCGGTTGCCGAAGTCGGCATCAAGCAGCTGATGCTGCCGGCCGGCGACTGGTCGAAGGGCTACCGCCTCGGCTTCTACCCGCAGATCCGCGAAATCATGGAGCGCGAATACGGCCGCATCTTCTCGGGCGAAACGACCGTCAAGGACGCTTTCGACACGATCGAGAAGGAAGGCAACGAGCTTCTCGCTCGCTTTGCCAAGACCGCCGGCTGA
- a CDS encoding DUF1330 domain-containing protein, producing the protein MAKGYWIARVDVRDTERYKDYVAAAKPAFEKYGANFLARGGEHQRLEGGVRARNVVIEFPSLQAAVDCYNSPEYQIAAAIRQEVADAEMVVVEGV; encoded by the coding sequence ATGGCCAAGGGATACTGGATCGCGCGGGTCGATGTCCGCGATACCGAGCGGTACAAGGATTATGTGGCGGCTGCAAAGCCGGCCTTCGAGAAATACGGCGCGAATTTTCTCGCGCGCGGCGGTGAACACCAGCGCCTGGAAGGCGGCGTGCGCGCCCGCAACGTCGTCATCGAGTTTCCGTCGCTGCAGGCCGCGGTCGACTGTTACAACTCACCCGAATACCAGATTGCCGCCGCGATCCGCCAGGAAGTCGCCGACGCAGAGATGGTCGTCGTCGAAGGCGTCTGA
- a CDS encoding ABC transporter permease subunit, producing the protein MSTATDLLPAARGGTGTKTGGRRFGAFRLFGGQSSGGESAAKRVQFSSPFLPYLFLAPQLAIIFIFFYWPSVQAIQSSFYLEDPFGFGSTFVGMTNYTDVLKSGEYLGIARFTAVFTALVTFFALSIGLLLAVKADGVIRGNAAYRTLLIWVYAIAPPVAGLIGMMFFDQHIGPIVELARWFGWDIKVGLNYFDTAFSMVVVSVWKQIPYNFIFFLSGLQGIPVSVREAAAIDCRSGFRRFWTVILPLLAPTAFFLLIINVTYALFDTFGVIDVMVKDKAANNPITLVYKVYMDGFRGNDLGGSSAQSVILMLIVFVLTIFQFRFIERRVHYN; encoded by the coding sequence ATGTCGACCGCGACAGATCTCCTCCCCGCGGCGCGGGGAGGGACCGGAACAAAGACCGGGGGGCGTCGCTTCGGCGCTTTCCGGCTTTTCGGTGGCCAGTCGAGCGGAGGGGAAAGCGCTGCCAAGCGCGTTCAGTTCTCCTCGCCGTTCCTGCCTTACCTCTTCCTCGCGCCACAGCTCGCGATCATCTTCATCTTCTTCTACTGGCCGTCGGTTCAGGCGATCCAGTCGTCCTTCTATCTCGAAGATCCCTTCGGCTTCGGCTCGACCTTCGTCGGCATGACCAACTACACCGACGTGCTGAAATCAGGCGAATATCTAGGCATTGCCCGCTTCACCGCGGTCTTCACGGCGCTCGTCACCTTCTTCGCGCTGTCGATCGGCCTGCTGCTCGCCGTCAAGGCCGATGGCGTGATCCGCGGCAACGCCGCCTACAGGACGCTGCTGATCTGGGTCTATGCCATTGCCCCGCCGGTCGCCGGCCTCATCGGCATGATGTTCTTCGATCAGCATATTGGCCCGATCGTCGAGCTCGCCCGCTGGTTCGGCTGGGATATCAAGGTTGGCCTGAACTACTTCGACACTGCCTTCTCCATGGTGGTCGTCTCGGTGTGGAAGCAGATCCCCTATAATTTCATCTTCTTCCTCTCAGGGCTTCAGGGCATTCCGGTCTCGGTGCGCGAGGCAGCGGCGATCGATTGCCGCTCCGGCTTCCGCCGCTTCTGGACCGTTATCCTGCCGCTGCTCGCGCCGACCGCCTTCTTCCTTCTGATCATCAACGTCACCTATGCGCTGTTCGACACTTTCGGCGTCATCGACGTGATGGTGAAGGACAAGGCCGCCAACAATCCGATCACCCTTGTCTACAAGGTCTACATGGACGGTTTCCGCGGCAACGATCTGGGCGGCTCCTCGGCCCAGTCGGTGATCCTGATGCTGATCGTCTTCGTGCTCACCATCTTCCAGTTCCGCTTCATCGAGCGGCGCGTGCACTACAACTGA